The bacterium DNA window GCACAGCGCGGCGGCGATTCGCGGCAGCGCCGCCGCTGCAACGCGCGAGCGGCATCAACACTCCGTAAACACTTAAGATCGAAGCGGAGGCGTGGTCTGGACGAGTTTGCGGCCCCCGCTGGCTTTGCTGCTTTGGCCGAATCCAAAGCAGAACAGAGTCTTTCGTCTTCTCACTGCAACTCCCTAACCGGACATTGCTGGGCAAAATCGAAAGGACGACAAGATTTTTTGGGCTGACACAAAGCCGCCACTCGAAAGAGATATGAAAACAAAACCCCATCCTGCAGCCATCGAGGCCGCGGGATGGGGTTTCGCTTGGGGGGCCGGCGCTGAAACCAATAGCCCGGCAAATCCAGTCAGATGTTCCGCAGGCGGGAATCATAGGCCCGGTCGAGCAGCCCCTTGAGGCCGTCCAGGGTCTGACGGCGCAGGCGCGCGGCTACGCGCTCCTGCAACCGGGCGATGGCGGCCTGGCATTCCGGGCAGTAGATCACTTTGTCGCCCACCACGAACAGGCCCTCTCCGGCCAGCCCGGCCAGGGCGCGCTCCAGGTCGGCCACCCGCCCGGCGTCTATCTCCCGCTCCAGCTTGTTGTAATCGATTGCGCAACAGGCACAGCCCATTGTCACCCCGTGCATAGAATTTGAACGCCCGTGTCCGGATGGTCCTTGTACTTTGATTATCGAGACATTGGGGCGCGGGCTTTAGTTTTTCGCAAGCGGGGCAGGGCGGTGATATTATTCTGCACCCATCTTCAGCCGTCAGGCCGTCGCAACCCGGCCGTTGTGGGCCGCGCAAGGGAAGGGTCCGCAGAGCCGGTGTTTCTGAGTCCATGAAGGGTCGCACCCACGTGTGCGACCGGGCGGACACATGGGTCCGCCCCTACATAAAAACGCTTCCGGTCTCTATGTACTGTACATTCTCTATTTACCGAGTCGATTGCTGTCTGGCATGTTTCAGAGCAGGTCGGCGGAGCGCAGGACCCGGGCGAACCAGTGGGCCTGGGTGCGAAGAGAGCCCAGGTGCAGTTCCTCGTTCAGGGCGGCAGTGCAGTCAGCGGGCAGGAAAGGCAAAAAATCGCACATGAACGCATCCCGCACCGTGGCCTCCACGCAGACGTTGGTGAACAGGCCGCAGACCACGACCTGGGTCACTCTCAGCGAGCGCAGGGTCAATTCAAGATCAGTGGCGTGAAACGAGCTGTAGCGCCGCTTGGGGATCACTTTCTCAGTGGGACTCACCTCGAGCGCGGAGCTGACCTCCACCTCCGGGCTGCCCTCCTGCGGCAGGGTGGGCCACCAGGCGCGCAGGCACTCGCCCCGGTCGACAAACTGCCCCTTGTTCTGCTGGGCGGCGAAAATCACGGGACGGCCGGCGGAACGGAAAGACCCGGCCAGGCGCGCCACCCGCGGCAGGATCACCGCGCCGTTGGGGGTGTAGAGCGGGAAACCACTCTCCAGGAAAAAGCGCTGCATATCCACCACGATCAGGGCGGCCTGCTCCGGGATAAAACGGGGGGCGCGGCGGTTGTAGGGGGCGATCAGCTCCAGGTGCCGTGCGGTGACTGAGTCCAGGGTTTCAGCGGTGAGGTATGTCTGGCGCGGCGGCCCGGCGGCGGCTTCTGTCATCCGGCTTTTTCTCCCTCGTCCGGGCCTGTCGATCCGGACATCTCATCGGCCAGCATGCGCTTGAGGTAGGTGCGTTCGATCA harbors:
- a CDS encoding cysteine hydrolase, yielding MTEAAAGPPRQTYLTAETLDSVTARHLELIAPYNRRAPRFIPEQAALIVVDMQRFFLESGFPLYTPNGAVILPRVARLAGSFRSAGRPVIFAAQQNKGQFVDRGECLRAWWPTLPQEGSPEVEVSSALEVSPTEKVIPKRRYSSFHATDLELTLRSLRVTQVVVCGLFTNVCVEATVRDAFMCDFLPFLPADCTAALNEELHLGSLRTQAHWFARVLRSADLL